Proteins from a single region of Halorubrum sp. 2020YC2:
- a CDS encoding Lrp/AsnC family transcriptional regulator → MSRHLDEIDRQIVHALMSDARNTSAPMIAEDMNVSAGTVRNRIERLEEAGVIRGYTAIVDFEQADGRLTSVFMCTVPADERERLALAARSIPGVINVRVLMAGRRDLQVVAVGEETSDLREIARTLSGLDIRIEDEELLQTELYTPYSRFLSDGSKRSVVTDTVTLADGTAVIEVCVTEDAPIVGRSPSEARADGVLSSDAVVTSIERDGSIIHPVDDATVRPDDVVTVLPKESSEDDVLEAFLTDEEIPSPTS, encoded by the coding sequence GTGAGCCGCCACCTCGACGAGATCGACCGACAGATCGTCCACGCGCTGATGTCGGACGCTCGGAACACCTCGGCGCCGATGATCGCGGAGGACATGAACGTCTCCGCGGGAACGGTCCGGAACCGGATCGAGCGCCTCGAAGAGGCGGGCGTGATCCGCGGCTACACGGCGATCGTCGACTTCGAACAGGCGGACGGTCGGCTCACCTCGGTGTTCATGTGTACGGTGCCCGCCGACGAGCGGGAGCGGCTGGCGCTGGCCGCGCGGTCCATCCCCGGCGTGATCAACGTCCGCGTGCTCATGGCGGGTCGCCGGGATCTTCAGGTGGTCGCGGTCGGCGAGGAGACGAGCGACCTGCGGGAGATCGCGCGGACGCTGTCGGGGCTCGACATCCGTATCGAAGACGAGGAGCTACTCCAGACGGAGCTTTACACTCCCTACTCGCGGTTCCTCTCCGACGGCTCGAAGCGCTCCGTCGTCACCGACACGGTCACGCTCGCGGACGGGACCGCCGTGATCGAGGTGTGCGTCACAGAGGACGCGCCGATCGTCGGCCGGTCGCCGTCCGAGGCCCGCGCCGACGGGGTCCTGTCGTCCGACGCCGTCGTGACGTCGATAGAGCGCGACGGGTCGATCATCCATCCGGTCGACGACGCGACGGTCCGACCGGACGACGTGGTGACCGTCCTCCCCAAGGAGTCGTCCGAAGACGACGTGCTGGAAGCGTTCCTCACCGACGAGGAGATCCCGTCGCCGACCTCGTGA
- a CDS encoding PIN domain-containing protein, with translation MRVLLDTNVLVAAVTRDTDRSDEAIELLDQIDDPLVSVLSLMELRSVLSKKKRFERDRIDAIENRVTSRMTVTFPDASDMMASNRLQSESLLYPMDAMILSAADAADTTLVSFDSELVKHGAELPQQLLDEDE, from the coding sequence ATGAGAGTACTCCTAGACACTAACGTTCTCGTCGCAGCAGTTACTCGGGATACCGATCGGTCTGATGAAGCAATCGAACTGCTTGATCAAATTGACGACCCACTCGTTTCGGTTCTCAGCCTCATGGAACTACGGAGTGTTCTGAGCAAAAAGAAACGGTTCGAACGGGACCGAATCGATGCCATCGAGAACCGAGTTACCTCTCGTATGACCGTGACTTTTCCAGACGCCTCCGATATGATGGCGTCGAACCGCCTCCAATCGGAAAGTCTGTTGTACCCCATGGACGCGATGATCCTTTCGGCAGCCGACGCTGCCGACACAACCCTCGTCTCGTTCGATTCCGAATTGGTCAAGCACGGTGCGGAACTTCCTCAACAATTGCTCGACGAGGACGAGTGA
- a CDS encoding polysaccharide deacetylase family protein: MIKSVGGRLSADTERHVTGTQCGALETSAGGTWLHVPLAEPVDFSRARPACHVAADGPAASEFLYLDLQDVDGNRFRTRTVIRSRTELVQVDFGTVNPRVDNATVDLERIERLSFRAGPRDDSGTETIYLDYPRRVPVPETATVVFQFDDGNESDLSEGFRSLSRYDYPAITYVNTDTIGSEGKLDESQLGELQRGNWLIGSHTTEHTDLTTLSDPEAIERRMRGAKQWLVDRGFADGARHLAYPYNAVDERVLSIASDVYVTGRAWDWQPGPLPSNLHLIPADGDPSPSDFSRLLDRAVRYGGVLCVTHHNLSTDSEISNFDAIVDEVRRRDTLGDVDVVRLDELESMAADAGVSPA, translated from the coding sequence GTGATCAAATCTGTCGGCGGGCGTCTCTCCGCCGACACGGAGCGGCACGTCACCGGGACGCAGTGCGGTGCGCTCGAAACCAGCGCGGGCGGCACTTGGCTCCACGTCCCTCTGGCGGAGCCGGTCGATTTTAGCCGCGCTCGTCCGGCCTGCCACGTCGCGGCGGACGGGCCGGCGGCGAGCGAGTTTCTCTACTTGGACCTGCAGGACGTCGACGGGAACCGATTCCGGACCCGGACGGTCATCCGGAGCCGAACCGAGCTGGTTCAGGTCGACTTCGGAACTGTGAACCCTCGCGTCGACAACGCGACCGTCGATCTGGAACGGATCGAACGACTCTCGTTTCGGGCGGGACCGAGGGACGACTCCGGGACGGAAACTATCTATCTCGACTACCCTCGCCGCGTCCCGGTTCCGGAGACGGCGACGGTTGTGTTCCAGTTCGATGACGGCAACGAGTCCGATCTCTCGGAGGGGTTTCGGTCCCTCTCGCGGTACGACTACCCGGCGATCACCTACGTGAACACGGACACGATCGGGAGCGAAGGAAAGCTCGACGAGAGCCAACTCGGCGAACTCCAGCGCGGAAACTGGCTGATCGGCTCGCACACGACGGAACACACGGATCTGACTACCCTTTCGGACCCCGAGGCGATCGAACGCCGGATGCGCGGCGCGAAACAGTGGCTCGTCGATCGGGGATTCGCCGACGGAGCGCGTCACCTCGCGTACCCGTACAACGCAGTCGACGAACGCGTGTTATCGATCGCTTCCGACGTCTACGTTACCGGGCGGGCGTGGGACTGGCAGCCCGGACCGCTCCCATCGAACCTCCATCTGATCCCGGCCGACGGTGATCCCTCGCCGTCGGACTTCTCGAGGCTGCTCGATCGGGCGGTTCGGTACGGCGGCGTCCTGTGTGTCACCCATCACAATCTGTCCACGGACTCCGAAATATCGAACTTCGACGCGATAGTCGACGAGGTCCGTCGTCGCGATACGCTGGGTGACGTTGACGTCGTTCGGCTCGATGAACTCGAATCGATGGCGGCCGACGCCGGGGTTTCGCCAGCGTGA
- a CDS encoding universal stress protein yields MADTILVPLELPDPEPLSPVLIEDLASLSVVVLGHYDLPEQTPASSAREQFGEAARATLDEVADAFSDAGASVRTRLVFGKDRAAAIRQIAAEEDCAAELDPAPTAGIARILVPLPDVAEFDRLPTFIRILAEDSTQQITLFHVVEGDESRDRGEAVVSETRERLVADGFDSDAVDTLIVEGDEHDEEILGVAADYDAVVMYEPESRLGDRVFGSLADRIADETGDPVILVNRDY; encoded by the coding sequence ATGGCCGACACGATCCTCGTTCCGCTCGAACTCCCGGACCCGGAACCGCTGTCGCCGGTGTTGATCGAGGACCTCGCGTCGCTTTCGGTCGTGGTCCTCGGTCACTACGACCTCCCGGAGCAGACGCCGGCGAGCTCCGCGCGCGAGCAGTTCGGCGAGGCGGCACGGGCGACCCTCGACGAGGTCGCTGACGCCTTTTCCGACGCCGGTGCCTCCGTTCGAACGCGACTGGTGTTCGGGAAGGACCGCGCGGCCGCGATCCGGCAGATCGCGGCGGAAGAAGACTGCGCGGCCGAGCTCGACCCTGCCCCGACGGCGGGGATCGCTCGGATACTCGTGCCCCTTCCGGACGTCGCGGAGTTCGACCGCCTCCCGACGTTCATCCGGATTCTGGCCGAAGACTCGACCCAGCAGATAACGCTGTTCCACGTCGTCGAGGGCGACGAGTCACGTGACCGCGGCGAGGCGGTCGTCTCGGAGACTCGCGAGCGCCTCGTCGCGGACGGGTTCGACTCGGACGCCGTCGACACGCTGATCGTCGAGGGTGACGAACACGACGAGGAGATCCTCGGGGTCGCGGCCGACTACGACGCGGTCGTGATGTACGAGCCGGAGTCTCGCCTCGGAGACCGCGTGTTCGGCTCGCTGGCCGACCGGATCGCGGACGAGACGGGCGATCCGGTGATCCTCGTCAACCGAGACTACTGA
- a CDS encoding APC family permease, whose amino-acid sequence MGQHDLDRSLGLYPTMMISMGAMIGSGIFVLPALGYKKAGPAVVLAYVLAALVVLPAALSKAEMATAMPESGGTYLYIDRALGPLFGTIAGIGAWFSLVFKSSFALVGLGAYLLLFAPLSQGAVVYVALTLAVLVVALNVSGTKMSGGIQAVIVTLVVAGLLAYVVNAGFVLDTVRYTPFTTHGSGGVVTAAAFVFVSYAGVTKVASVAEEVKHPGKNLPRAMLGSMGIMTVLYVAVVGAVVGLSDPEVLTTGGPGGTASLTPMADGAGALLGGAGVLFISVVAVVALTSMANAGVLSSSRFPLAMSRDDLLPPALQTIDSRFKTPRNSVLLTGVVLLLLIAFVPVIELAKLASAFQILVFSFENMALVAFRVADAPSYDPEFEAPGYPFVQVFGFLAGLGLLTQMGTLPILGAVGIIAGSALVYLAYGRSRTDRTGAIGMIVHARRGEDDDGLASTEAE is encoded by the coding sequence ATGGGCCAACACGACCTCGATCGGAGTCTCGGGTTGTACCCGACGATGATGATCAGTATGGGTGCGATGATCGGGAGCGGAATCTTTGTCCTGCCGGCGTTAGGATACAAAAAAGCCGGACCCGCCGTGGTCCTCGCGTACGTGCTGGCCGCGCTCGTCGTGTTGCCAGCCGCGCTGTCGAAAGCCGAGATGGCGACGGCGATGCCCGAGTCCGGAGGGACCTACCTCTACATCGACCGGGCGCTCGGCCCGCTGTTCGGAACGATCGCCGGGATCGGTGCGTGGTTCTCGCTGGTGTTCAAGAGCTCGTTCGCGCTCGTCGGTCTCGGCGCGTACCTGCTGCTCTTCGCACCGCTCTCACAGGGCGCGGTCGTGTACGTCGCGTTGACGCTCGCGGTCCTCGTCGTCGCTCTGAACGTCTCGGGCACGAAGATGAGCGGGGGGATACAGGCGGTCATCGTCACCTTGGTCGTCGCCGGCCTCCTCGCGTACGTCGTCAACGCCGGCTTCGTCCTCGACACCGTCCGATACACTCCCTTCACGACCCACGGAAGCGGCGGGGTCGTCACGGCCGCCGCCTTCGTCTTCGTCTCGTACGCGGGCGTCACGAAGGTCGCGAGCGTCGCGGAGGAGGTGAAACACCCCGGGAAGAATCTCCCGCGCGCGATGCTCGGATCGATGGGGATCATGACCGTCCTGTACGTCGCGGTCGTCGGCGCGGTCGTCGGACTCAGCGACCCTGAGGTGCTGACGACGGGGGGACCGGGCGGGACGGCGTCGCTCACGCCGATGGCGGACGGCGCGGGGGCACTCCTCGGCGGCGCGGGAGTACTGTTCATTTCCGTGGTCGCCGTCGTCGCGCTCACGAGCATGGCGAACGCCGGTGTGCTCTCCTCCTCGCGGTTCCCGCTGGCGATGAGCCGCGACGACCTGCTCCCGCCGGCGCTCCAGACCATCGACTCGCGGTTCAAGACGCCGCGGAACTCCGTGCTTCTCACCGGGGTCGTGCTGCTGCTGCTCATCGCGTTCGTCCCCGTGATCGAGCTGGCGAAGCTCGCGAGCGCGTTCCAGATCCTCGTCTTCTCGTTCGAGAACATGGCGCTGGTCGCCTTCCGCGTGGCAGACGCGCCGTCGTACGACCCGGAGTTCGAAGCGCCCGGCTACCCGTTCGTCCAGGTGTTCGGTTTCCTCGCCGGACTCGGCCTCCTGACGCAGATGGGGACGCTACCGATCCTCGGAGCGGTCGGGATCATCGCCGGCAGCGCGCTCGTCTACCTCGCGTACGGCCGGTCGCGGACGGACCGAACCGGAGCGATCGGGATGATCGTCCACGCCCGTCGCGGGGAGGACGACGACGGGCTCGCCTCGACGGAAGCGGAGTGA